One window of the Streptomyces sp. NBC_00259 genome contains the following:
- a CDS encoding epoxide hydrolase family protein yields MPRPSSDVQALEAHATDADLDDLRARLAAARLPEAETVHRAAPDPRRWEQGVPLADLIDVVNYWRTGYNWRSFEERLDRIGQFRTTIDDLGIHFLHRRSARADATPLILTHGWPGSIAEFIDVVDELADPTDADAPAFHVVVPSLPGFGYSDKPSTTGWGTEKIAAAWVELMGRLGYSRFAAHGGDWGGNITTVLGGRFPAHVLGIHTTFAEAPPGLTTDGLTAAERKWTEETRDFWRHRAAYAKQQATRPQTIGYSLVDSPVGLLAWILDKFAEWTDTEDSPFETLSIDSVLDDVTLYWLTRTGASAARIYYESHNSLDPELRVDVPSAITMYPRDIEKCPRPWAQERYRQIVRWRSPEIGGHFPSLEVPEYFVKDLQEGLAAVLAASR; encoded by the coding sequence ATGCCCCGTCCAAGCAGCGACGTGCAAGCACTTGAAGCCCACGCAACTGACGCTGACCTCGACGATCTGCGAGCGCGACTGGCCGCGGCGCGACTTCCGGAGGCTGAGACGGTCCATCGCGCCGCGCCCGACCCTCGCCGATGGGAGCAGGGCGTTCCTCTCGCCGATCTCATCGATGTCGTGAACTACTGGCGCACCGGGTACAACTGGCGGTCGTTCGAAGAGCGCCTTGACCGGATCGGCCAGTTCCGCACAACCATTGATGATCTGGGAATCCACTTCCTGCACCGCCGATCCGCGCGCGCAGATGCCACTCCTCTGATCTTGACGCACGGCTGGCCAGGCAGCATTGCCGAGTTCATCGATGTAGTAGACGAGCTGGCAGATCCGACAGATGCAGACGCGCCGGCGTTCCACGTCGTGGTCCCGTCGCTACCGGGCTTTGGTTACAGCGACAAGCCGTCCACCACCGGGTGGGGAACCGAGAAGATCGCGGCCGCATGGGTGGAACTGATGGGAAGGCTCGGCTACAGCAGGTTCGCAGCCCACGGCGGCGACTGGGGAGGGAATATCACCACGGTTCTCGGCGGCAGGTTCCCGGCGCACGTTCTCGGCATCCACACAACGTTCGCGGAGGCGCCGCCCGGGTTGACAACGGACGGGCTGACGGCGGCCGAGCGCAAATGGACCGAGGAAACCCGCGATTTCTGGCGCCACCGCGCGGCGTACGCGAAGCAGCAGGCGACCCGACCGCAGACCATCGGCTACTCGCTCGTCGACTCACCGGTCGGGCTTCTTGCCTGGATTCTTGACAAGTTCGCCGAGTGGACAGATACCGAAGATAGCCCGTTCGAGACGCTTTCCATAGACAGCGTTCTCGACGACGTCACCCTGTATTGGCTGACGCGGACCGGCGCATCGGCGGCCCGCATCTACTACGAAAGCCACAACTCGCTGGACCCCGAACTTCGGGTCGACGTTCCGTCAGCTATCACTATGTATCCCCGCGACATCGAGAAGTGTCCGCGCCCCTGGGCACAGGAGCGGTACCGACAGATCGTCCGATGGAGGTCGCCCGAGATCGGGGGGCACTTCCCGTCGCTGGAGGTTCCCGAGTATTTCGTCAAAGACCTGCAAGAGGGCCTCGCGGCAGTGCTGGCCGCTAGTCGGTGA
- a CDS encoding GNAT family N-acetyltransferase: MSIKVVRLTDAHRAELYDLLLTENWTQLANELEQNGLHVFTQYVALAKGHVVGWLEGTLRYETDAEIPGYPTPWAQVNYVLTHPSMRQKGVAGKLLRRFARDEHRAGRRFIVLWPERRGDPSGRLALFASYGFQPLPGTELLGASLHRVLTDPARPPSE; the protein is encoded by the coding sequence ATGTCGATCAAGGTGGTCCGCCTGACGGACGCACACCGCGCGGAACTGTACGACCTCCTGCTCACCGAGAACTGGACCCAGCTGGCCAACGAGCTCGAACAGAACGGCCTGCACGTGTTCACCCAGTACGTGGCCCTGGCCAAGGGACACGTCGTGGGATGGCTCGAGGGCACACTGCGCTATGAGACCGACGCAGAGATTCCCGGCTACCCGACCCCGTGGGCCCAGGTCAACTACGTCCTCACCCACCCCTCCATGCGCCAGAAAGGAGTCGCGGGCAAGCTTCTGCGCCGCTTTGCTCGCGACGAGCACCGGGCGGGACGCCGCTTCATAGTGCTCTGGCCCGAGCGGCGCGGCGATCCGAGCGGACGGCTCGCGCTCTTCGCCTCATACGGCTTCCAGCCACTCCCCGGCACCGAACTCCTCGGCGCCAGCCTCCACCGGGTACTCACCGATCCGGCACGGCCGCCCTCCGAATGA
- a CDS encoding VOC family protein — protein sequence MPSTVTNIAIDCANAYQLARFWSEVTGHPLDPEDEPGDNETEIILRGGPALHFNEVPEPKSAKNRLHLCLRPDTSRDAEVERLLKLGASLVADRRKPDGWGWVVLADPEGNEFCVLLAESERAALRS from the coding sequence ATGCCTTCAACGGTGACGAACATTGCGATCGACTGTGCGAACGCCTACCAACTGGCGCGGTTCTGGAGCGAGGTGACCGGACACCCGCTGGATCCCGAGGACGAACCGGGTGACAACGAGACGGAGATCATTCTGCGCGGCGGCCCGGCTTTGCACTTCAACGAGGTCCCGGAGCCGAAGTCGGCCAAGAACAGGCTCCATCTGTGCCTGCGCCCGGACACTTCACGGGACGCAGAGGTTGAGCGGCTGCTGAAGCTGGGCGCCTCCCTGGTCGCCGATCGCCGCAAGCCCGACGGCTGGGGCTGGGTCGTTCTCGCCGACCCGGAGGGCAACGAGTTCTGCGTACTGCTGGCCGAATCCGAACGGGCAGCATTGCGCTCGTGA
- a CDS encoding ABC transporter ATP-binding protein, whose amino-acid sequence MTQKHTSAQPVVHARDVTMTYGDIVVLHGVDLDIHRGEVFALLGPNGAGKTTTVEILEGFRRRSAGEVSVLGTDPERSDDAWRGRIGLVLQSWRDHSRWRVAELLTHFATYYPDPRDPAELLALVGLTDHADRQVQRLSGGQRRRLDVALGIVGRPELLFLDEPTTGFDPEARHEFHVLVERLARDEGVTVLLTTHDLAEAERLADRIAMLVGGRIRACGTPAELARRAAAHAEVRWTADDGTPRRERTEDPSRLVWELHRHADGPIPGLEVRRPTLEDTYLHMVHREADGTAEDADEDADEETQAA is encoded by the coding sequence ATGACGCAGAAGCACACATCCGCCCAGCCCGTCGTCCACGCGCGCGACGTGACGATGACGTACGGCGACATCGTCGTCCTCCACGGCGTCGACCTGGACATCCACCGCGGCGAAGTCTTCGCGCTGCTCGGACCCAACGGCGCCGGCAAGACCACGACTGTCGAAATCCTCGAGGGCTTCAGGCGGCGCTCCGCCGGGGAGGTGAGTGTCCTCGGTACGGACCCGGAGCGGAGCGACGACGCGTGGCGCGGCCGGATCGGACTGGTCCTGCAGTCCTGGCGCGACCACAGCCGCTGGCGGGTGGCCGAGCTGCTGACACACTTCGCCACGTACTACCCCGACCCGCGCGACCCGGCCGAGCTGCTGGCCTTGGTCGGCCTCACCGACCATGCCGACCGGCAGGTGCAGCGGCTGTCCGGCGGCCAGCGCCGGCGGCTGGACGTCGCGCTCGGCATCGTCGGCCGCCCCGAACTCCTCTTCCTGGACGAGCCGACCACCGGCTTCGACCCGGAAGCGCGGCACGAGTTCCACGTCCTGGTCGAACGGCTGGCCCGCGACGAGGGCGTCACCGTCCTGCTCACCACCCACGACCTCGCGGAGGCCGAGCGGCTCGCCGACCGGATCGCCATGCTGGTCGGCGGCCGGATCCGGGCCTGCGGCACACCCGCCGAACTGGCCCGGCGGGCCGCTGCACACGCCGAGGTCCGCTGGACGGCCGACGACGGGACACCCCGCCGCGAACGCACTGAGGACCCCTCACGGCTGGTCTGGGAGCTCCACCGGCACGCGGACGGCCCGATCCCCGGCCTGGAGGTCCGCCGCCCGACGCTGGAGGACACATACCTGCACATGGTGCACCGGGAAGCCGACGGAACGGCCGAGGACGCGGACGAGGACGCGGACGAGGAGACACAAGCCGCATGA
- a CDS encoding class I SAM-dependent methyltransferase has translation MRAHPIDRPADLDVVRESYDRVADNYADMVVTTGVGDIRRHPWLRASIDAFADTVRELGPVLDVGCGPGTVTAYLAERGLDVSGVDLSPRMIENARRLHPHCRFSVASATDLDLGEASLGGVLGWWSLFNLPRDVLPQVLALFARALKPGGHFITATHVGDEDAVRTEAYGGVPVRWTTHKWQPEQLLDLIEQAGLHPVAELRLPPEEYSGPSLVVMAKRPC, from the coding sequence ATGCGCGCACACCCTATTGACCGCCCGGCCGATCTCGACGTGGTTCGTGAGTCCTATGACCGCGTGGCCGACAATTACGCCGACATGGTGGTGACGACGGGTGTCGGCGACATCCGTCGCCATCCATGGCTCAGAGCGTCGATCGACGCCTTCGCCGACACGGTCAGGGAGCTTGGGCCTGTCCTCGACGTCGGGTGCGGCCCCGGAACGGTGACCGCCTACCTCGCCGAACGCGGACTCGACGTGTCCGGGGTGGACCTCTCTCCCCGCATGATCGAGAACGCGCGCCGTCTTCATCCGCACTGCCGCTTCAGTGTCGCCTCTGCCACTGACCTCGACCTTGGTGAAGCGTCCCTTGGCGGCGTGCTCGGGTGGTGGTCACTGTTCAACCTCCCTCGTGACGTTCTTCCTCAGGTTCTCGCCCTGTTCGCGCGCGCGTTGAAGCCGGGCGGGCACTTCATCACCGCGACACACGTCGGTGACGAAGACGCGGTGCGTACCGAGGCCTACGGGGGCGTACCTGTTCGTTGGACGACACACAAATGGCAGCCGGAACAGCTCCTGGACCTGATCGAGCAGGCCGGCCTGCACCCGGTCGCCGAACTCCGGCTTCCCCCGGAGGAGTACAGCGGGCCGAGTCTGGTGGTCATGGCCAAGCGCCCTTGCTGA
- a CDS encoding 2-phosphosulfolactate phosphatase, producing the protein MDSRVVGIPEVDGTEQVAVVIDVMRAFTTAAWAFHRGADKIVLAADEGGALAIKACHPGWLALKDGAPVSGFDLVNSPGLLREADLAGRTVIQKTTAGTVGALAVVEAELALCAGFVVAGATARALADAGADSVTFVATGEDGRAAEDLACAEYLDRLLDGDRPHPDPYLHRARTSPAADDLRSGRRRGAHPTDVELCVEVDRFDFAMKVGLEEGTAVLRPLRTQSDAVSDMHRARAR; encoded by the coding sequence ATGGACTCGCGAGTAGTCGGAATACCCGAGGTGGACGGCACCGAACAGGTAGCTGTTGTGATCGACGTGATGCGGGCGTTCACCACCGCCGCCTGGGCTTTCCACCGCGGGGCAGACAAGATCGTTCTCGCCGCCGACGAGGGCGGGGCACTGGCGATCAAGGCCTGTCACCCGGGCTGGCTTGCGCTCAAGGACGGGGCGCCGGTCAGCGGGTTCGACCTGGTCAACTCCCCAGGCCTGCTCCGGGAGGCGGACCTGGCCGGCCGTACCGTGATCCAGAAGACGACCGCGGGAACGGTTGGGGCCCTGGCGGTCGTCGAGGCTGAACTGGCGCTGTGCGCCGGCTTCGTCGTGGCCGGCGCAACGGCCCGCGCCCTGGCGGACGCGGGCGCCGACTCGGTGACGTTCGTGGCCACCGGCGAGGACGGCCGTGCCGCCGAGGATCTGGCCTGCGCCGAGTACCTGGACCGGCTCCTGGACGGGGATCGTCCCCACCCCGACCCCTATCTGCACCGCGCCCGCACCTCGCCCGCCGCCGACGACCTGCGCAGCGGGCGACGCCGGGGCGCTCACCCCACCGATGTGGAGTTGTGTGTGGAGGTCGACCGGTTCGACTTCGCCATGAAGGTCGGGCTCGAGGAGGGGACGGCAGTGTTGCGGCCGCTCCGGACTCAATCGGATGCGGTGTCCGACATGCACCGCGCACGCGCGCGGTAG
- a CDS encoding ankyrin repeat domain-containing protein, which produces MNDYWTQAHFAVEHEDAETLARLLAAGTDPNEVQGNSTLLTHAIDVEGDSTLQSGRPLTVHTTAILLAFGADPQLADPDGHTPMHMAEQYDHTLAIELLRRHISWQDGAGI; this is translated from the coding sequence GTGAACGACTACTGGACGCAGGCCCATTTTGCGGTGGAGCACGAGGACGCCGAGACATTGGCGCGTCTGCTTGCCGCCGGTACTGATCCCAATGAGGTGCAGGGCAACTCGACGCTCTTGACGCACGCCATTGACGTCGAGGGAGACAGCACCTTGCAGAGCGGACGCCCGCTGACCGTGCACACCACGGCCATCCTGCTGGCCTTCGGCGCGGACCCGCAGCTCGCGGATCCCGATGGTCACACGCCCATGCACATGGCCGAGCAGTACGACCACACGCTGGCTATAGAGCTGTTGCGGCGACACATCAGCTGGCAAGACGGCGCAGGCATATGA
- a CDS encoding GNAT family N-acetyltransferase: MLPDDWHLTQDVDDFLAQAGDFLCSRPALHNTPLTDIEKLRIRGAAEDDAEAAVFGRLESGGEIRAIFYLTPRGRLGLTPLSVEQTDTLAAHLAALGHSPSNVIADHDTAGAFAESWQRHTSAAPVPFWRTHLYRLGTLTPPQPPPEGQGRITGAKDREQVVCWCREFCVDVGEQSSIDLIDAGCWDDSRFGDRHFTFWETPDGTPVSMAAATSIVGGMVRVDPVYTPVHLRGHGYAGAVTVEVSRAALAAGATDVVLFTDPDNLTSNALYQRIGYVHVADFAGYRFS; this comes from the coding sequence ATGCTCCCGGATGACTGGCACCTCACCCAAGACGTTGACGACTTCCTCGCCCAAGCTGGGGACTTCCTGTGCTCGCGTCCCGCCCTGCACAACACGCCGCTGACGGACATCGAGAAACTACGGATACGCGGGGCGGCCGAAGATGACGCCGAAGCCGCAGTTTTCGGCCGACTGGAGTCAGGAGGCGAGATCCGGGCCATCTTCTATCTCACTCCGCGCGGCCGCCTGGGCCTCACCCCCCTCTCTGTCGAGCAGACCGACACCCTCGCTGCTCACCTGGCGGCCCTGGGCCACTCGCCCTCCAACGTCATCGCGGACCACGACACTGCCGGTGCTTTCGCCGAGTCATGGCAGCGGCACACAAGCGCAGCACCGGTTCCTTTCTGGCGGACGCATCTGTACCGTCTCGGCACGCTCACCCCACCGCAGCCGCCCCCGGAGGGCCAGGGGCGCATCACGGGCGCGAAGGACCGTGAACAAGTCGTGTGCTGGTGCCGTGAGTTCTGTGTCGACGTCGGGGAGCAGTCCTCCATCGACTTGATTGACGCCGGCTGCTGGGACGACTCACGTTTCGGCGACAGGCACTTCACGTTCTGGGAGACCCCGGACGGCACCCCCGTCTCCATGGCGGCCGCGACCTCGATCGTCGGCGGCATGGTCCGGGTGGACCCCGTCTACACCCCGGTCCACCTCCGGGGCCACGGCTACGCGGGCGCCGTGACGGTCGAGGTGAGCCGGGCAGCACTGGCCGCGGGTGCGACGGACGTCGTCCTGTTCACGGACCCGGACAACCTCACCAGCAACGCCCTCTACCAGCGGATCGGGTACGTCCACGTCGCCGACTTCGCCGGGTACAGGTTCTCCTAA
- a CDS encoding IS5 family transposase (programmed frameshift): MVERLVPDELWDLFQRVVPEAPSRPQGGGRRRHGDREVLAAIVFVATSGCTWQQLPSASFGPSGATAHRRFSEWTKARVWAKLHRLVLDELGARGELDWSRCAIDSVNMRALKKGDLTGPNPVDRGKYGSKIHLITERTGLPLSVGISAANLHDSQALIPLVKGIPPIRSRRGPRRRRPGKLHADKGYDYSHLRRWLRERGITHRIARKGVESSQRLGRHRWTIERTMSWLAGCRRLHRRYERKAEHFLAFTAIACTFICLRRLAS, encoded by the exons ATCGTTGAGCGGCTGGTGCCGGATGAGTTGTGGGATCTGTTCCAGCGTGTGGTGCCGGAGGCACCGTCGCGGCCGCAGGGTGGCGGTCGCCGCCGGCATGGCGACCGGGAAGTGCTGGCCGCGATCGTGTTCGTGGCCACGTCAGGATGCACGTGGCAGCAGCTGCCTTCCGCTTCGTTCGGGCCGTCGGGAGCGACGGCCCACCGGCGCTTCTCCGAGTGGACGAAGGCCAGAGTGTGGGCCAAGCTCCACCGCCTGGTCCTCGACGAGCTCGGCGCCCGCGGCGAGCTGGACTGGTCCCGGTGCGCGATCGACTCGGTGAACATGCGCGCCCTGAAAA AGGGGGACCTGACGGGTCCGAATCCTGTCGACCGGGGTAAGTACGGGTCGAAGATCCACTTGATCACTGAGCGGACCGGTCTGCCCCTGTCCGTCGGAATCTCGGCAGCGAACCTGCATGACAGTCAGGCCCTGATCCCCCTGGTGAAGGGCATACCGCCGATCCGCTCCCGCCGGGGACCCCGGCGACGCAGACCAGGCAAGCTGCACGCCGACAAGGGCTACGACTACTCCCACCTGCGGCGATGGTTACGCGAGCGGGGCATCACCCACCGCATCGCCCGTAAGGGCGTCGAGTCCTCACAGCGGCTGGGCCGACACCGCTGGACCATCGAACGCACCATGTCCTGGCTCGCCGGATGCCGCAGACTGCACCGACGCTACGAGCGCAAAGCCGAGCACTTTCTGGCATTCACGGCCATCGCCTGCACATTCATATGCCTGCGCCGTCTTGCCAGCTGA
- a CDS encoding CGNR zinc finger domain-containing protein: MRAGFPDFRLGNVLATSFTGTLSERHGNAVERIPTPHRLIDWLAVNGLAVDSCTTAQLDLARELRESIHATATAAAIQDALPASAVQVINDCSAQGRATAILTPEGERRWRLSSASCVEDALSVIAADAISIIAGERDGRLALCASPTCQAAFFDTSQSRTRRWCDMNTCGNRQKKARFNANQRKTPRSAE, encoded by the coding sequence ATGCGTGCTGGCTTCCCTGACTTCCGCCTCGGTAACGTGCTGGCGACCAGCTTCACGGGGACTCTGTCGGAGCGTCATGGCAACGCTGTGGAGCGCATTCCCACGCCGCACCGACTCATCGACTGGCTGGCAGTGAACGGCCTCGCCGTGGACTCCTGCACCACTGCCCAGCTCGACCTCGCTCGGGAACTGAGGGAGTCGATTCACGCCACCGCGACAGCGGCCGCGATCCAGGACGCTCTCCCTGCGTCTGCTGTCCAAGTGATCAATGACTGCAGCGCTCAGGGTCGGGCCACGGCGATCCTGACGCCCGAGGGTGAGCGTCGATGGCGGCTCAGCTCGGCTTCCTGCGTGGAAGATGCCCTCAGCGTGATCGCCGCCGACGCGATCAGCATCATCGCAGGCGAACGAGACGGAAGACTGGCCTTGTGTGCCTCACCGACCTGCCAAGCCGCCTTCTTCGACACCAGCCAGAGTCGCACCCGCAGATGGTGTGACATGAACACGTGCGGGAATCGTCAGAAGAAAGCGCGCTTCAATGCCAACCAGCGCAAAACCCCCAGATCAGCGGAGTGA
- a CDS encoding transcriptional regulator → MSIPAGFDELIHPATRLSVVALLAATEWADFAFVRDSLSLSDSALSKQLHTLEEAGYLELHKEGGGRKRRTRVRLTERGRTAFDGHVAALRAIVEGAGSTAATETPPRQPHHSGTGR, encoded by the coding sequence ATGAGCATCCCCGCCGGCTTCGACGAGCTGATCCACCCCGCCACCCGGCTGTCGGTGGTCGCGCTGCTCGCCGCCACCGAATGGGCGGACTTCGCGTTCGTCCGCGACAGCCTTTCGCTCAGCGACTCCGCGCTCTCCAAACAGCTGCACACCCTTGAGGAGGCCGGCTATCTGGAGCTCCACAAGGAGGGCGGCGGCCGCAAGCGGCGCACCAGGGTCAGGCTGACGGAGCGCGGCCGCACCGCCTTCGACGGGCACGTCGCGGCGCTCCGGGCGATCGTCGAGGGCGCCGGTTCCACGGCGGCGACCGAAACACCGCCACGACAGCCACACCACTCGGGGACAGGACGATGA
- a CDS encoding sensor histidine kinase: MRPTTAWQAMAQRPLSFLTSSWPWRSLAYLTGGVVVGAAAVLVFALGLAAGVALLIVLIGVAPLVGLVLASTVVATVERRRLRLVDLDRLPDPHRAPDGPGLRAWAATRLRERTTWRELMFTLLSAAALWWLDLLVLGFSFGVPAVTFASIDGKAWPWAVFGAIVLLASPYTVTSWAGARAAMARTFLAPRDRELGEELREVRASQSRLLDSFDAERVRIERDLHDGAQQRLVSLGMTLGLMRLEVAEGSPQAELPTQAEKQLSSAHQELRALSRGLNPPVLADHGLVAAIEDYAGRFPIPVTVDLRLPERLPRKIESTMYYLINEAMTNIAKHSGATSAQVHGRYHSDLLILDITDDGHGGVEPEAGSGVTGLADRVTALDGRMRVSSPVGGPTLLHVEVPCRFA; encoded by the coding sequence ATGCGTCCCACGACGGCCTGGCAGGCCATGGCTCAGCGTCCCTTGAGCTTCCTGACCTCCAGCTGGCCCTGGCGGTCGCTGGCCTATCTGACCGGAGGCGTCGTGGTCGGTGCCGCAGCCGTGCTGGTCTTCGCCCTGGGCCTGGCCGCAGGGGTCGCCCTGCTCATCGTGCTGATCGGCGTCGCGCCCCTGGTCGGCCTGGTGCTGGCCTCCACGGTGGTGGCCACGGTGGAGCGCCGCCGGCTGCGCCTGGTGGACCTCGACCGTCTGCCCGACCCGCACCGGGCCCCGGACGGCCCCGGCCTGCGCGCGTGGGCGGCCACCCGGCTCAGGGAGCGGACGACGTGGCGGGAGCTGATGTTCACGCTGCTGTCGGCGGCCGCACTGTGGTGGCTGGACCTGCTGGTGCTCGGGTTCTCCTTCGGCGTACCCGCCGTGACCTTCGCCTCGATCGACGGCAAGGCCTGGCCCTGGGCGGTGTTCGGGGCGATCGTGCTGCTCGCCTCCCCCTACACGGTGACCTCGTGGGCGGGTGCGCGGGCCGCGATGGCCCGCACCTTCCTCGCCCCACGCGACAGGGAGCTCGGAGAGGAGCTGCGCGAGGTGCGCGCCTCGCAGTCACGGCTGCTCGACTCGTTCGACGCCGAACGGGTACGCATCGAGCGCGATCTGCACGACGGCGCGCAGCAGCGGCTCGTATCGCTGGGGATGACCCTGGGTCTCATGCGTCTCGAGGTCGCCGAGGGCTCCCCGCAGGCCGAGTTGCCGACCCAGGCCGAGAAGCAACTCTCTTCCGCCCACCAGGAGTTGCGGGCCCTGAGCCGAGGGCTCAACCCACCGGTGCTGGCCGATCACGGACTGGTCGCGGCGATCGAGGACTACGCCGGCCGGTTCCCGATCCCCGTCACGGTGGACCTGCGGCTGCCCGAGCGGCTGCCCAGGAAGATCGAGAGCACGATGTACTACCTGATCAACGAGGCCATGACGAACATCGCCAAGCACAGCGGGGCCACCAGCGCCCAGGTGCACGGTCGCTACCATTCCGATCTGTTGATCCTCGACATCACGGACGACGGTCACGGCGGCGTCGAGCCCGAGGCGGGCAGCGGCGTGACCGGGCTCGCGGACCGGGTCACGGCGCTCGACGGCCGGATGCGGGTGTCGAGCCCGGTGGGTGGTCCCACCCTGCTGCATGTGGAGGTTCCGTGTCGCTTCGCCTGA
- a CDS encoding ABC transporter permease produces MTNSWRAGLQRGGIEMRHLLRNGKEMSGHLTNVVVALLVAAYLSDDVPGTQTPMAHLVLAGFAAYLLFQIGLINLPQMLVTEREEGALLRLRATPGGIPAYLVAKCVLVVVVAVGSVALLLAAAALLVDGPLPHGPADWLTLLWVTTLGLLAVVPLGAAIGAVLPNPREALALIMLPTMGLLVTSGTVFPITSLPVPVQQVAAVFPLKWMAQGLRSALLPDTARTAEVAGSWELPMVALVLTAWAILGFLLAVPLLRRAARRESGSRLSARHRKAAQSGALPT; encoded by the coding sequence ATGACGAACAGTTGGCGTGCCGGGCTCCAGCGCGGGGGCATCGAGATGCGACATCTCCTGCGCAACGGCAAGGAGATGTCCGGCCATCTGACCAACGTGGTCGTCGCGCTGCTCGTCGCCGCTTACCTCAGCGACGACGTGCCCGGCACCCAGACCCCGATGGCCCATCTGGTGCTGGCGGGCTTCGCCGCCTACCTGCTGTTCCAGATCGGACTGATCAACCTCCCGCAGATGCTCGTGACCGAGCGGGAGGAGGGCGCCCTGCTGCGGCTGCGTGCCACGCCCGGCGGGATACCGGCCTACCTCGTCGCCAAGTGCGTGCTGGTGGTCGTCGTGGCGGTCGGCAGCGTGGCCCTGCTCCTGGCTGCCGCAGCACTGTTGGTGGACGGGCCACTGCCGCACGGGCCGGCCGACTGGCTGACGCTGCTGTGGGTCACCACGCTCGGGCTGCTCGCCGTCGTACCGCTGGGCGCCGCCATAGGAGCGGTACTGCCCAACCCTCGCGAGGCGCTGGCGCTGATCATGCTCCCGACGATGGGGCTTCTGGTCACCTCCGGGACGGTGTTCCCGATCACCTCTCTGCCCGTGCCGGTCCAGCAGGTGGCCGCGGTCTTCCCACTCAAGTGGATGGCGCAGGGCCTGCGTTCGGCGCTGCTGCCCGACACGGCACGGACCGCCGAGGTGGCCGGCTCCTGGGAACTGCCCATGGTCGCCCTCGTCCTGACCGCCTGGGCGATCCTCGGGTTCCTCCTCGCGGTGCCCCTCCTGCGCCGCGCCGCCCGCCGCGAGTCCGGTTCCCGCCTGTCCGCGCGGCACCGCAAGGCAGCACAGAGCGGTGCATTGCCCACGTAG